DNA from Pomacea canaliculata isolate SZHN2017 linkage group LG9, ASM307304v1, whole genome shotgun sequence:
GCCACACCAGGTAGTGATACTGAGATACCGTCCTCTGTTCACCACCCTACCAGACAGGACATGGAGGATACAAAGATACCGACCTACGTGAAATAATGTAGTAAAGAGAAGATATCGTCCGCTGTAATAATACAGCACTACttgcttttgtaaaataagtTTGTCAGGAAATCTTAATACCTTTTTTGTTTCCAAGGAAAAGTAACGGATGATGAAGTCTGCCCTCGTGTCTACTTTCAAGgctgtcactgtcacgtgaccgtaTGTCTTCTTGGTGCCGACTTGTGGCCAGTACTCCTCACACTTGTTCTGCATATTTGTCCCAgttaatttcatttcatttcattcagttaattttattttgcgcTGGTGTAAATTTTACTGTGAATAGTTTGTCTCATGCTTgtaaaatcacaaataaatagGATTTATGAAAAATAGATGCAACATTTTATACCGCCCTATGGTATGTGAttgataatttttaaacaagacTAAAGAAAAAGACGGTTTGACCTCACCTTCCCACCTTCGATGAGGTTGGACAGCATAATAATCTGCTTGGTGTTCTCCTGCCACACCATCCACCACAGGTCAGCGATCGTGTTTGCGCGTGGACCTGATgccaagaaagtaaaaaagctGAAATGCATGCTGGCCTTTTCCAAAGTAGAAGTTGAATactaaaattttcttaaattttgcattaatttttttcttcgcaGAACATGGGGTTGCTGGTCTTTCAAAGTGAGTAAAATCGCATCTAACttgttaaatgtgttttaaaggCAGCTGTGAGTAGAAGATAACAAGAATCATCTATCTGCAAAGGTCACGTAAAGACTTAAACCttcgaaaaaaaacaactcctaAATTGTCTCTACAGGTTCTTTAAATAATGATGATCCACATTTCTGTAATTCTTGTCTTACCTTGTGTGGCTATGTATCCTTTTTCCTTAAGGCATCCCTAGAAGTGAAGAAAACTAGTTTTTACATACTTTAAACTGAGATATTTTGcttatatttgtataaaatCATGCTTTTATAAAAACATGCTTGAATGATGTACAGTTAATTTAGTCTCTAGACACCATCCTCGTATTACAGTAACTCACCTTTATGTAGTTTGCGTTGATATAGTCTGTATTCTTGTCTCCTTTTGGTCTGTGGAGGACAACTCTGGAATGGTCGTCTAAAGAGAATTAATTATACTTAGTAAAATTATAGCTTTGATCTTCAAATATCTTAAATGCACAATGTAAAATTCTCTAAAATAAAACACCCTGTTACGTATCTGAGTGTCTTTTAGAGTACTCAAAAAATAACTTCATACTACggttaaaattaaaacatttgaaaatacttttaaaactttacaaTTATTTACCATATTGTTTAAggaaatatgtatatatgtatatgaaataTGTTTCGTTTAGtgtacaaaacagaaatttggAATATTTTGTTAGCCTACACTTTTGATTGTTGCATCATAGATTTTTTTGGGAACATTTAACTAGATGTCTAGCAATGAATTGAAAATATATCTTCATAGATACGTATCCTACCCCTGAACATTGTCAAATACATTGTTGAATATTAATAGTGTTAGAGTAAGTGTTATCAAAGTTACCTACAAGCACATAACGCCTTAAAGCGATTCTTTTTGGAATTTTCAGGCATGGAAGCGACTTCGTGTGGGTGCTGCATCTCTTTGGAAAATTCCTGAAAAGAACATCTTTATCACTCATCCTTCTTCCTAGAGTTTCCTTTCATTGATGTAATAATACTACTTCTTAGAGTGTGTTTATTagtaatttaagaaaattttccgtctaaaaataagaaattgttTATTATCAAGCTTTTAATCCATAATTGTACACAGGTCCTTGTTCGAGAGAGCAAACTCATTGATCATCTTAAATAATTATTAGTGTGGCCTTACCGCAAACTCTGTTCCAAGTCTTCCAGACACAAGACTCGCCAGCAACGACTTCTGGAAGTCATCGAGTATTGATGAGGGCTCAAGTGACCGATAGGAGGCGTAGATGTCCTCTGTGTTGTAGATGTCCTCTCCTTCGTCGTCTGTAGCGTTTGTAATGTCATCATCTGATTTTGTACGTGGTGGCTTGGACTGTCTGTCTTTAGACTTTGTGAGGGAATTTGTCTTCATCTTGACATTTTCATAGATGTTTTTCTctgcgtttttgttttgtacaacaGGCCCCTGTGTTGTACCTGGCCCTGTAACTTGTCCTTTTGCCCTACTTCCGTTGGCTAAATTATCTGTATTAGTCACTGCTCCTGAAGTATTTCCATTACCAGAATATTCACTGTATATAGTGTTCAGGACATACTGACTGTCATGCGACTGTTCTTCAGACAAGTTATGGTTGATATGTATGTCCCCTACTTTGTCCACAGGTGTGGTGTGCGTCTGCGGCTTGACAGCTACTGTTGGTTTGCTACCTGTCAATAGAAGGGACAAGAATCGTGCGTATCTCACACTACATGTTATTTGTGATATATCTTTAACACGCGTGTAACTGATATATTGTATGAAAAGCTGGATAGTTTTCAGAAATTTCATACTTTTTGTTGATAATGTTGActaatgaacaaagaaaacactaTGGACGATCTCATAATAAATGTAGAGAAGGTCGAATAATACCTCACATACGATAAATGCTTTTCGACtataaaacatgaagaaattaggcatttttgatttttcttaCCCTGTTTTGCATTGGCCGCTGAAATACCTTCGTATGCTGCTTCATTTCCTGGATTAGACATTGAGAGTTCTTGTTGGTTATTCCAGGATGATGTGTAATGATGTCGTGATCGTTCAGGCTGGCTTCCTTTGTGCTGTCGTCGACTCCTTTAAGATGAGATAAATCAATTTATAGAGCAAAAGTctatatatacgtgtgtgtgagcgagcatatttgtgtgtgaaagtatattcaaaaataaattaattagttAATAAAGTTGCATCCACACTTAAAATAATATAAGCTGATCTACTGAGTTGAAGAAAACgttttgttcttgttgacaTCAGAGTGAAGGCATAAAAAGACCATTCAAAGCTTAGTCTTGTATATGTAACCAATTTTCTTCTAGCCATTCGTGAATCTAGGAAATACGTGCCttgctttaaataaacatattaattaTAAAGGAGGGCTTTCTATGTCATTGTTACCTGAGCCACATAACGATGATCACTACGACGACAGAAGCAACAACCACTGCCACGACAGGTCCAGCGATGACACCTACAGAAAGACTGTTTGAATCGGACTTCATTTCCACTGAAATACAAGTACAACCtgtcattattatcatattttattttgcaaacagTAGTTTTCTGAGCGAGAGATAGACGAAGCATAGTTTGTGTAGCAAATATAACATCTGGATAAGAGACTAAAGCTGAAAAATCATTAAGCGATATTTGCCTTTCGTAATACATTTATCTGTCACCTCTGCAAAGACACAACGGATCTGTGAACAAGATACACACTACAAGATACACTAGTTTCTCTTACATTGGCAGagaggaggctgccatcctgACTGACACAgacatgtcccgtcagtcctGCTGCAGGTGTCATTACATCCTCCACCACAGGTGTTTTGACAGTCGTTAGACTCGCTGTAGTGACCTTCCATGCAATCTGTTGACAGATTATAATACATCTGAAATTAATGGGTTTGCTTGTGGGTATAATAGCACAGAATTATCACTACATGTTCAAaacatatatattacacatttaCAACATACAATCACATTGTCAAAGATACGAAATGAGCTTCGACTTTCTCAACTatcatacaaattttaaaataatccaCTTTCTAATTGCGAAGAGTTAATTTAGAGTTAAATTTCCAGTCCTAagaattcacacacacacccatcaaTCTATGTTTACAATACTATTCTGTGTTATGTGCATAACAAAGTGAAGTTACTAATTTAATTAAACTGTGAAGTTTAAATTAGACACATTAAATCACATCTCTTAGCACGAACACAACCCCTCCTCTACATTAATTGACTTCTTAcgttgacacagaggaggctgccatccttgccgacactgacatgtcccgtcagtcTTGTTAcatgtgtcatgacatcctCCACCACAGGTGTTTTGACAGTCGTTAGACTCATTGTAATAACCGTCTGAGCATTCTGTCGACATATTGCAGGTATGAGACACATGCTGAACTTGATACGATAAAGATTCgtctgtttatctgtttgcAGTGtatttgttacaaaacaaacagaaggacTTATGAAAGACATTCGTAAGTGAATAAAATACCTGCACCACaatatacaaatgaaaaaaaaaatggacacaaAGAGAGGAAAGGTCGGGGAACGACATGTGAAGGTGGGGTGTTCATTCTTTCGCGTCTcggatttcttttcttttcttttctttttttctatgttgatttttttcagtattttttaatgacttaGAGATgtattagtaatttgtttttgctgtaacTATCAATAGGCGCAGTCTACTGGGCCAAGAGATTGGCCTATTATCAAGGAGTAGAAGTCGGACAGATGCCATGGATTATTAGAATAGAGAATATGATTTGGGGTATTTGGCTCTAGTAACCGACAAGGAGCCGCTAACATCAAAGATGAAAGGTTTGCTAACATAGAAGGCAAGACAAGAAGGTTGGGTCACTCGTCCCTAGAGGCAGCGCCGATGTGTTTTAACTTCTATCCCCTAGTGGAGGcgtcagtgatttttttcttttttggttagATAATTTGTggatataaattatatatatatataatttcatgGAGTATTGCAAAATCAGGCTATAGTAACTACAATTAACAgtgttataaaagaaaattatcaagTGTGAACGGTAACATGTGACCTTATGCCGAACTATAaactctattattattttgttgacaaTCAACCTCGAAAAAAGAACTTTAGACTGTGTTGACAATTAGGgatattaaaaagtaattttaagagATAATAAGGAGGATTTATTGATGTATGTATATTGGGCAATTGGTTTCTACAGTTATCGTTTATTTGTATTAGTTACTGtagcatattttttttgttaatacaaGGAAATGTATGCAGGCCtgcattgttgttttgttttgtgaagtaaaaaaaaaaatacatgtacgCTTctgtgactgacactgacactgacatctAAAATTTATTGACTTCTTACGTTGACACAGAGGAAGCTGCCATCCTCGCCGACACTGACATGCTCCGTCAGTCCTGCTACATGTGTTGTTACATCCTTCATCACAGGTGTTGTGACAGTCGTTAGACATGTTGTAGTAACTTGCTGAACAACCTGTCGAAAGATGGTGTAGTTATGGTACAGATGCTGCTCTAGACACAGTCTGGGGTGGCCTATATGTTATCATGGAAAATgtaattgaaattaaaattgaaaaatgatatttctCATCTGTACGTGTATAAGAACATCGACTGAACTTTCAATGTGTTTATCTTGTCTTTTTCTGCAttagtttgatgatgatgatgatgatgatgatgatgattactgcatgtaccgtcgccacagcctacTCCACAGGTATGTGTACAGTTCTCTCCCCAGGATCCCGGCACGCAACCTGTCACGACAAGTGGAAGACAATTTAAGCATCAAGATGGACTGCTAGTCGGAATTTACCCTGGCCATGCGAAGCGTCAATAAAGCTAAATTGTAAAGTATTTGTGGGTTAACGGGTTGACAGCTTTTGCAAGGGGACACAacgtttacagaaaaaaagaagatcCCGCTACGCCACTAGTTCTACTTCGCTAGCTTTTTTCCTCACACCCGCCCTCTCTGTATCCCTCTCTCGCCATCTTGGTATAATTCAAACTTAATTACTCACTATAATTACGTTCTTAAAGTATTGCCGCAGATATGTAGATTTTTGTCCACAGTATGATAAACATGTTAACATACACAATGAACACCAGCATCTTGTTCAGCTACTGTAGTAATATAACGCAGAAAGAACAAGACCGCCTAGTTATACACAGCTTAAGATAGGAAGGGAGGTAACCAGACTTGAATTATGTGAAGCATGATTGTTCCCCCTTGTACACGTTCAGGGATTTTGCTCTGTATGTCAAATGTGTTTTGAGTTATGCTGTCGGTACTGTAGAATGGACACAGCGTGTGCATACAAAGTATTAATGAAAAGGTGACTGAATGAGAGGGTGAGTGAGAGGATGACTATTTTCACCTTACCCTCTATAAGTGACAATGGCTGAAATGGCCATGATGATTAAAAATGTTCCAGTTTATCGATACAGTCTCAAATTCTAGCGTCATGTTTTCTTATATTTAGTGGAGGTTTGTCAAAATTCTTATctgctgtgtatttttgttttcattttaagtaGCAGCTAACGCCTTACAAcggcaaacacaaacataataatacatGTGCGACGTACACCAGCgaaatgaagaatatttttaaacattaatctACACATTAATCTGCCAAATTTGCAGGTGTCGGACAAACTGCAATGACTTCCATCTCTCCACACTCGCAAAGGCACGTatataatttaagaaaatcaGAACAATCTGATTTTCTAAAGGATAGGAAAGGGGCTGGAACTGATAAAGACTCTTCCGGTAATTCTCATACATTTGTTATTTCAATTCATTTTACTGATTCGAGTGATATTACTTCTCTTGACACTGCTTACGCACTTTTAAAGTACACTATTCTCGCTTATATGGAGAGTTACAATTCTAGAGAAACACTTGAGCCCTCAGCAAAGTTTTTAACATAGGAGTAAATATCTGAGTGAATATGTTTTCCAATCAACAGGTGAGAGTACTGATACTCAGCTTACTAAACTTCATAAACCGTTTTATATTCCTTATTATCATGACTATATTATAAAAGTTATGAGTAAGAACTGTTCACAGTACCTTTAACACAAGCACCATTGTCTGAGTCGCAGTAATTATCTTCCCTGGTATCATCACCTGCGTGTTGACACGTTTGACTGCACTGAGTTTGACAGTCACTGCCCCACCATCCGACCTTACACACTGAGAAAGATAAATTACACTGAATTAATCGATCAAAGTAATTTAAACTTGTGTAAGAAATGTCAGCTTTTCGATAAtctagcaaaaacaaaaaagaaaaactcatcAAACAAGTTcttatctattaaaaaaatcaactctAAGTAATTACTTTGTACAGTCTGTTAGGTCTATTGGGATTCTTAGTCGGAATTTTCCCAAGCTGGATATGTGTTGATTTTACGTAATTTTggttaatttacaaaatatatactttttcttattttatatacatatatatatataaattgttttctttcgaAGTGCATTTTACGTGACTAGctgtaaaaatattgtatgaCAACAAAGCTAGCATTTCCAAAATCAGcgtttgaaaaagaaagtattaaTGCAATCCAATTTAAATTTATGCCAGGAACATTATACCATTGTCTAGTACATATTGCTATAAACGTAAATACCCCAGATTTGGACTTCGCATATGTTTAAAAATGGTGAATAATCGCCTGGTGTTGTATAGTTTCTAGTGATGGTCACCACTCGTCCATGTCGAGGCGGACTGAGATCAATGACGGTGGTCACATCCACTGTACCCGTACACGAAAACGTGTACACGTGTTCTCCATCGAGTGATACTTCAACACAGTTCATTCTTTGTATATCTGTAAAGTACATAAACAGAGACATAAAATGGATAAGAACAGAGAATTCTATAAAACATTAGATGCATCAAAATAGAGGTGAAAGTCTGAATAACTACAATcatgaataaaatgtgaaaattcaGCTGATTATGCCCCGTCTCATGCTGGGAAGTGCCACCAGCCAGTCACtacagagtttcaggtgttacTCCCTGTCTAGCCATCAGGTGAGTCCATTGTCACGATCTATAGTCATAGACATCTTTAACGCCTCTGCTGGCCATCTGGTCCCACTTGACTAGCTCTAACCAAATAAGGTCATCTACATcaaattaattctttaaaaatcggaGTCACGACCTAAACGATCACACTAGATAGACAACCCTGTCTAATTGTGCGCACACGCAGCAATCTACGGTTCATTTCCATCATTTAATTTCTCCTCCTGTGCAAAAATCTTGTCAATTTATGCATCTCCAAAACTTTCAGTTTAGgtctaaaagtaaaaaaaagctGGCAAGGTGATTGATTCGTTATaatttttcattactttttcaaGAGAAGATCCCATAACAAAAACCTAAAActgaaaagcaaagaaaatgctGTTGTCGGCATTTACTTTTATGTATAAAGTATCTTACAGGAAAAACTTTGAAAATCGATGTCTATTGACAGAAGAATTGTGTCACAGTTCACTAACGTTTTACGGAAATTTTGGTATCCGACAGTATTTGATTCGAAATGGGTGTTTGCTGTGTACACTTGTAGGCGGGTCAACCTACTTCTGCAAGGGACTGAGTGCGTTGCCATGTTTTAAACATTGTTGCAATCAGAACGCCTATGAAATTCCTTACTGCCTTTATCAAGTCATTTCTAGCTGAGTTTATGATAAGACCTTCACAAGATGGTAGAAGATGTTGAAATGTCACACAAGCCATCATCGGACTATAGCAACTATACACTGTTGTGTCTTAGCATAAAAGGAACCGATAGAGATTAAAGAGCGgctattctgtttgtttgtttttaaaaatgtggtcGCCATGAGATCTAGCTGTTTAATGTCCATTTTCTTATCAAATGAATGGTATTGCAGTTAGTGGTTATCGCACTCGAATGGGAAGCAGAAGCTCTCTGGTCCGAACTCTTTTCAAACTAGAGTTGGATTACTAACCCTGATCACACAACGACTGCTCTTCCGAAAAGGCTACCTGAATGATCAGGTAAGGTACAGACATAAGAGAAgggtaaatatattttaaataagctgCCTTACAAATACCGAGGctgcttttacttttactcATTAATACTTTATTACAGAGCTACTTACGAGTAAGGCTTTAGACACAGTACATTCTTTAAACGTAAACGTTTTAGTCAAGAAAGTGGTAGAAGATGAGACTTTCTGTCTGTTGTGCTGCATGTTCGTTGGGAGATGCTTTTAAAAAGCAAGTGTACAATATGCAAAATTAAACTATAGACTGCTGGGTACAACGTATTTTGGAGATACTATTTAAACTTATTATATTCGAATTTTTTACTCACTGTTTCTGCGTCCGTAGATGATGATTGAGTGCAAGGAAAAGTTTCGTCCCAGATCCACCCACCACAGAGGATTGTGGTCGTTTGTTGCAGTGTGGATACAGTTGGGTGGTCTTGCCCAGAGGTCgaaatttgtgtctgtgtttccaTTGATAGCGGCAGAGCAGTCTCCAGATGATTTGCCATTCTCTGCATACCGGGAACTAATACTGCACGCTTTGTTGAAAGCGATGTTAACTGTAATATAAAATTCGCATTTTGCCGAAAGGTCAGTGGGTCTATCATATATCAgatgttaaaatgaaattcatGCAGTGTGAAACAAGTACTAAAAGTTATTCGGCTTAACAAAGCCGTCTACAATAATTAGATTAACAGACAATTGTATATCACCTATCTCATTTTTTATAGTTCCGCTGTCTTTACTGATCTAGCagacaaaaaatacaaagactattatttcaattttacggacatgaaaatgtaagcaaaataCACCGTTTACAAccttttaaattcttaaatgaCTGCTAGTGACTTAATATTATAACCGATAAGCTAGGGGAACATaggtatttattttacatgatcTTTACTTTATCAGTCAATTTTATTCTCACTAGGTTCAATATGAACGTCTACATTTACGTTGAATGACGATCATTAAAGGATATCACTGGCTTTCTGATTACatataaaacagtaaagaaacTATGAGGGACGATTTGTTCATCTGTGTAACTATAATCCCCAGCCAGTGAGATagacatttatttacagaaatgagTGAGTCACGAGAatgttgctgctgacagacagtTAATCATAGTAAGACTGCAAGTGTATCTCAAAATACTGGCAAGTCAATACTTACTCATTTGACCAAGCTGAGCGtcgacaaacacacacagtgttaCAGTCCACATCAACACACAACCCGCCATCTTACAGACACCCAACCTTCGTTTAAACTTCCTGGTACTTTAGAGACATTTCAATTCACTACCCTGATGGCGGATACGTGAGGGGAAATGTAGTTTTGGTAAACAGAAGCTTTCCCTATCTCTTTCAATGCACGCGTCCGTGTTTGCCAGGTGTAAGAGATCAAGATGTGTAAAGAGCCTCACGTGTGTATTCAGTGTTTGCTTCACCACTCCCTGAAcgatattctctctctttctcttgacaTATAAGTGCTCGGGCGGATAAAAGTTGCCAGCTATCAACactgtgtgtgggtgcgtgtgtgtgtgtgtgcgtatgtgtgtgtgttcatactTTTATTGCTGTTTCCCAGTAAGTAAtacgaagaaaaataattagccGTTACAAGAAAGGTGTCTGTAATTATAGATACTAATACCAGTCGCCATTCAAACCTGTTACCGGATATATGTGACTCAGTGCCCAATCTCGTAAACAACGAAGCTGTCGCCTCTCACTACACAAGAGGTTTTAACTGTTCCTGTTGTAGCGAGGACGCCTGTCAGGATATCGTCGAGTGGTGGTTGAACTTGACCTCAGCGGGTGGAAATCCTACCCTCCACTTGGCCGCTAATATGATAAAAATCATTGACATAGTGCCATATCACAGCCTTATGAGCATCTTCCGGTACTTAGcaagaaataattattgtaaCATCATCCTGGGAGGGAATTGAAGAAGCTAGCCCCAttcccccttcaaaaaaaaaaaaaaaaaaaaaaaagaaaaagaagaaaaatatggaTAAAGATAGAAAAACTTTACTTTATTATCAAATctatataaatgcaaatattgaGAAAAGCAAATCTTGTAGACAGAAGAAACAGAGGACTAGAGTTGTCTGTGCAGTCTAGTATCATGTTTCACCATCCAGGATGTAGAATTTGTGTCATCGGTTTAGTCACCAAATAGAACAGATCGAGAATGCAGGTCAAATTCGCTGTCAGATGAAACAGGTTTTGCTGCCTGTAGTCATCAAGTTTTACCACACTGCACAAGTCTTCTCTCGTTGTTGACAtgcacaaacaagaaactggaCTAGAATAAGAATGGAGAAGTGGAagaatgtacttttatttaacaGATCAGCTGAAGCAGTAAAAATTAAACGGAATGTCACAATCACGAAAAATATCACAATACATTCACTAGGATCACAGTTGGCAAAACCATGGACTCCAAACTCAACATTTGCTAAGAAAATCCGGAAAGCTAGGACATCACACTTCTCCCcgttaaaacattaattaaaagataaattgaaataaatggtGCACGCTAGTATATACTCATATAACTGCTTGATGTAACGTGGATTACATAATTATACATACATTGAATATAGATACGTATTAAATTGACTCTTCCTCGTTCTCCATCCATAAACAATTTAACTATTGCTGTCTCCACCTGTCTGCAGCTTAGGTATCCTTCTCGTTCTGACATTCcattatcatatttttttcaaatctgcaGAATGGTTTACCTTGAAATTTGTAGGATTAATACTCTTTGTTATTATCTCACTAGTTGTGCAACAGCTAACACtcttgtgtgtgtctttgtgttctcGAGGACAGACTTCTAATTTTCGTTTGCCTGTCATTCCCAAGTAgtttcttgacagacttcagaggatccagaataatgctgctcgTCTCATCTCCAGACCATCTAGATACGAACATATATCACCCATCATTCGACCTCTTCCCAGGCTAACAGTCGCGGATGGTATAGTCTGGAAATT
Protein-coding regions in this window:
- the LOC112572664 gene encoding receptor-type tyrosine-protein phosphatase kappa-like isoform X1, whose amino-acid sequence is MAGCGWMWFVTLCVFADILLLTPAQLDHMINIAVNKPCNLSSRYTEGNRYSGDCSAAINGNNDTSFDIRVTPPNCIMTAIGDYNPLWLVDLGRNFSLHSIIIYGRRDRIDRMDCAQVSHDGDHVYTFPCPGTRNVTTVINLSPPRHGRVVTITRNYTTPGDYSPFLNICEVQIWVCKVGWWGSDCQTQCSQTCQHAGDDTREDNYCDSDNGACVKGCVPGSWGENCTHTCGVGCGDGCSASYYNMSNDCHNTCDEGCNNTCSRTDGACQCRRGWQLPLCQQCSDGYYNESNDCQNTCGGGCHDTCNKTDGTCQCRQGWQPPLCQHCMEGHYSESNDCQNTCGGGCNDTCSRTDGTCLCQSGWQPPLCQLEMKSDSNSLSVGVIAGPVVAVVVASVVVVIIVMWLRSRRQHKGSQPERSRHHYTSSWNNQQELSMSNPGNEAAYEGISAANAKQGSKPTVAVKPQTHTTPVDKVGDIHINHNLSEEQSHDSQYVLNTIYSEYSGNGNTSGAVTNTDNLANGSRAKGQVTGPGTTQGPVVQNKNAEKNIYENVKMKTNSLTKSKDRQSKPPRTKSDDDITNATDDEGEDIYNTEDIYASYRSLEPSSILDDFQKSLLASLVSGRLGTEFAEFSKEMQHPHEVASMPENSKKNRFKALCAYDHSRVVLHRPKGDKNTDYINANYIKGCLKEKGYIATQGPRANTIADLWWMVWQENTKQIIMLSNLIEGGKNKCEEYWPQVGTKKTYGHVTVTALKVDTRADFIIRYFSLETKKGGEQRTVSQYHYLVWPDHGVPSTLSLVNFWRYVRTRAQGGIPVVHCSAGVGRTGTYIALDIASDLRSRGRDVNVKEIVSRLREDRTLMVQTEAQYKFLHEAILEEHTSRTSRMTFDQFDNAFPDTINIYRESRVDKEFKMLNQMGEFVAKPKYGLAASKENIHKNRSKESLPDDDHLEYLTDYVPGRNQYINAVHMSSFRKSQGLILTQLPLPYTVVDLWRLVDGRDVKTIVSLGHKDQSQFVENYCRYWPGTDKDTLKAGPYSISLTSSSALGDHLTCYNLSLTTKASKDKTVRVLYYEDWADLVPGRVSDILQLTDILESWHVEEDSSPIVVQCSDGMTRSGMFCALYDVINRARYDQEIDVYLPVRQVRTVRQQAITSQVQYRYCYQAAQECKRQHSIYQNT
- the LOC112572664 gene encoding receptor-type tyrosine-protein phosphatase kappa-like isoform X2, giving the protein MAGCVLMWTVTLCVFVDAQLGQMINIAFNKACSISSRYAENGKSSGDCSAAINGNTDTNFDLWARPPNCIHTATNDHNPLWWVDLGRNFSLHSIIIYGRRNNIQRMNCVEVSLDGEHVYTFSCTGTVDVTTVIDLSPPRHGRVVTITRNYTTPGDYSPFLNICEVQIWVCKVGWWGSDCQTQCSQTCQHAGDDTREDNYCDSDNGACVKGCVPGSWGENCTHTCGVGCGDGCSASYYNMSNDCHNTCDEGCNNTCSRTDGACQCRRGWQLPLCQQCSDGYYNESNDCQNTCGGGCHDTCNKTDGTCQCRQGWQPPLCQHCMEGHYSESNDCQNTCGGGCNDTCSRTDGTCLCQSGWQPPLCQLEMKSDSNSLSVGVIAGPVVAVVVASVVVVIIVMWLRSRRQHKGSQPERSRHHYTSSWNNQQELSMSNPGNEAAYEGISAANAKQGSKPTVAVKPQTHTTPVDKVGDIHINHNLSEEQSHDSQYVLNTIYSEYSGNGNTSGAVTNTDNLANGSRAKGQVTGPGTTQGPVVQNKNAEKNIYENVKMKTNSLTKSKDRQSKPPRTKSDDDITNATDDEGEDIYNTEDIYASYRSLEPSSILDDFQKSLLASLVSGRLGTEFAEFSKEMQHPHEVASMPENSKKNRFKALCAYDHSRVVLHRPKGDKNTDYINANYIKGCLKEKGYIATQGPRANTIADLWWMVWQENTKQIIMLSNLIEGGKNKCEEYWPQVGTKKTYGHVTVTALKVDTRADFIIRYFSLETKKGGEQRTVSQYHYLVWPDHGVPSTLSLVNFWRYVRTRAQGGIPVVHCSAGVGRTGTYIALDIASDLRSRGRDVNVKEIVSRLREDRTLMVQTEAQYKFLHEAILEEHTSRTSRMTFDQFDNAFPDTINIYRESRVDKEFKMLNQMGEFVAKPKYGLAASKENIHKNRSKESLPDDDHLEYLTDYVPGRNQYINAVHMSSFRKSQGLILTQLPLPYTVVDLWRLVDGRDVKTIVSLGHKDQSQFVENYCRYWPGTDKDTLKAGPYSISLTSSSALGDHLTCYNLSLTTKASKDKTVRVLYYEDWADLVPGRVSDILQLTDILESWHVEEDSSPIVVQCSDGMTRSGMFCALYDVINRARYDQEIDVYLPVRQVRTVRQQAITSQVQYRYCYQAAQECKRQHSIYQNT